The following coding sequences lie in one Variovorax terrae genomic window:
- a CDS encoding ParB-like protein: MHTRHQHLFKTDLRRLRPTQITVGYAEVEQKRGLWSGMGKAERQKFLDSHWFPAVRGPGDNFYIVDHHHLGRALLEEGVDQSFVVLLKDLSMLGKDEFWTVMDHHQWVHPYDAKGRRRTVADLPKALDKLTDDPYRSLAGEVRHAGGFPKDATPFAEFLWADFFRRRIKTAQIQRDPDTALQKAMTLCHSTEAAHLPGWSGEAAPLAS; encoded by the coding sequence TGTTCAAGACCGACCTGCGCCGGCTGCGTCCGACCCAGATCACCGTGGGCTACGCCGAGGTCGAGCAAAAGCGCGGCCTGTGGAGCGGCATGGGCAAGGCCGAACGCCAGAAGTTCCTGGACAGCCACTGGTTCCCCGCGGTGCGCGGCCCGGGCGACAACTTCTACATCGTCGACCACCACCACCTGGGACGCGCCCTGCTCGAAGAGGGCGTGGACCAGAGCTTCGTGGTGCTGCTCAAGGACCTGAGCATGCTCGGCAAGGACGAGTTCTGGACCGTGATGGACCACCACCAGTGGGTCCACCCCTACGATGCCAAGGGCCGCCGCCGCACCGTGGCCGACCTGCCCAAGGCGCTGGACAAGCTGACCGACGACCCTTACCGCAGCCTGGCCGGCGAGGTGCGCCATGCCGGCGGCTTTCCCAAGGACGCGACACCGTTCGCCGAATTCCTGTGGGCCGACTTCTTCCGCCGCCGCATCAAGACCGCGCAGATCCAGCGCGACCCCGACACCGCCCTGCAAAAGGCCATGACGCTGTGCCACAGCACCGAGGCCGCCCACCTGCCCGGCTGGTCGGGCGAGGCCGCGCCCCTGGCGTCCTGA